A segment of the Terriglobia bacterium genome:
GCACGCGCGGAATCTCGTCGTGTCCGACGTAAACGCGGCAGCCGGGACTCGACACCCGTTGCAGGCGCGAAATCGCGGCTTCGTTGTTGTTGCCGTACTTCAGGTAAACGCGCAACACCTTGCGGCCTTCTTCCTCGGTGGCCTTGAAGTTCGAGATGAAGCCCTCTTCCTTGAGGATGCGGGCCAACTCAAGCTTCAGCTTGGAGGCAGGGACGTCCACCTTTTGCTGGCGGGCGCGAATGCCGTTGCGGATGCGGGTCAAGAAATCTGCGACCGGATCGGTCAAACTCATTGTGTTACTTCTCCTTTGCCCGTTCGCTCCCAATCGCTTGGGAGAACCAGCGGCAATGCGTTGCTGTCGATGGTCAATGGCCGATGGTCGATGGCGACCAGGGCCGCGACCGCTTCCCTACCAGGACGACTTGGAAACGCCGGGGATCTCGCCCCGCAGCGCCAGGCCACGAAAGCACAAGCGGCAAATGCCGAACTTGCGCAGGAATCCGCGGGGACGCCCGCAGATCTGGCAGCGGTTGTGCTGCCGGGAGGAATAAATTCGGCCCGTCCCCTTGCATGGGAGACAAGCTTTCCCCTCCAGTTCGCGTTTCCCTCGACAAACCGGGCATGCCTTTCCCGGCGTCCTCGCGTCCTTCACTCGTTTTGCGGTTGTAGCCATGTATCTCCTCGGCGCGTCGCGCCTCGGTCAAGGCTAAAGCCTTGACCTACCCGATTCTCTTCATGCGCGGAAGGGCATGCCGAAGCCCTTCAGCAGGGCGCGCGCCTGGTCGTCGGTGCGCGCCGTGGTCACGATGGTCACGTTCATTCCCCTCGACTTGTCCACCTTCTCGTAGGAAATCTCCGGGAAGATGAGCTGGTCGCGCAGGCCGAGCGTGTAATTGCCGCGGCCATCGAACGACTTGGTGGAGACGCCGCGGAAATCGCGCACGCGCGGCAGCGCCACGTTGATCAGCCGGTCGAGAAATTCGTACATGCGGTCGCCGCGCAGCGTGACCATGACGCCGATGGGCATGCCCTCGCGCACTTTGAAAGCGGCGATGGACTTCTTCGCCTTGGTGATGACCGGCTTCTGGCCGGCAATCTGCTGCAACTCGGCGGCAGCCGGGTCGATCACCTTGGCATTCTGCGTTGCTTCACCGACGCCCATGTTGACCACGACCTTGTTGATCCGCGGAACCGCCATGGGGTTCTTGAGTTCGAATTCCTTCATCAGCGCGGGCGCGATTTCCTTCTCGAAGCGGTCGCGAAGACGCGCCGTGGAACGGCTGCTCGCCTTGGGGCGCTGCGGCTTGCCGTCGCCCTTGGCCTCCAGGGCGGCCTCGGCCGGTTTGCCCTTGGCCTTGCCGTCGCCTTTCTTGCCCGGCTGCTGCTGCGGCTTTTTCTGTTTCTCGTCTGCCATGTCCTCTTCTACTTCCTCTCACGGTTTCGGAGTGGGTACCGGTTCGTGAGGTGTTCATTTCGTAATTTAGTAATTTAGTAATTTTGTAATTTACGGGTTCAGCGGCAGTTCCGCGTCCCCAGCAAACTACAAATTACGAAATTGCCAAATTACCCAATTACCAAATCTCACTTCTCCAGCGTCGTGCCGCACTTGTGGCAGACGCGAACTTTGCGGTCGCCACGCGCTTCGTGGCGGATGCGCACCGGACCGCAGGCGCCGCAGATCAGCATCACGTTGGAGATGGAAATCCGGCTCTCCTGCTCGGCGATGCCACCCTTGACGTTGCGCTGCGGGTTGGGGCGCACGTGCTTTTTCACCATCATGACGTGCTCGACCAGGACCTTGCCCTCTTCAGGGAAGACGCGGAGCACGCGGCCCTGCTTGCCCTGGTCGCGGCCGGTGATCACCTTCACGGTGTCGTTGCGGCGGATATCGCTGTGTACTCTTTGCATGACGTTTCCTGTTTCAGCCGTCCCTACGGGACTGGCTCATTCAATTCCGCTAACCACCCGGCACTAAAGCGCCGGGCTATTATCAATCACCCCTTCGGGGCTCACGCGCCTTGCGCCATGAGCCGTGAGCCTGGAGCCTGCTACAGCACTTCCGGAGCAAGCGAGACGATTTTCAAAAATTTCTTCTCGCGCAGCTCACGGGCGACGGGGCCGAAGACGCGCGTGCCGACCGGCTCGTGCGCGTCGTTGATCAGCACCGCGGCGTTCTGGTCGAAACGAATGTAGGTGCCGTCGCGGCGACGGTGTTCCTTGCGCGTGCGCACGATCACCGCCTTCACCACCGTGCCCTTTTTCGCCGTGCCGTCGGGCGAAGCTTCCTTGACGGCGGCGGTGATGACATCGCCGAGTCCGGCGCTGAGCCCGGTGGACCCGCCCAGGGGGAGGATCATCTGCAGCTTGCGCGCGCCGGAGTTGTCGGCGACTTCCAGCATGCTTCTCATCATGACTGCCATGTTCAATCTCCCATCAATCACTGCGCGGCGCCGGGAAGTCCTTCCTCGCCGGGCGTGACCGCCTCGGGTCCGACCAGCTTGGCGCGGCGGATGACATCTTTCAGGCGCCAGCGCTTCAGCTTCGACAGCGGGCGCGTTTCTTCCAGGCGGACAACATCGCCGACGTTGGCGGTGTTTTGCTCGTCGTGCGCATAGAAGCGGCGCGAGCGGGCGACGACGCGGCCGTAAAGATGGTGCGACTTCTTGCGCGTGACCTCGACGATGATGGTCTTCTGCATCTTGGTCGAGACCACGTCGCCGACCAGCGTCTTTTGGGCTGACTTTCTCTCGCTTGCGGTGTCCGGCATTATGGCTTCTCCGTCGCGGCCATCTGGCGCTGGCGCGCGATGGTCTTCACGCGCGCAATGTCCTTGCGCAGGCCGCGGATCTTCTTCAGGCTTTCCGTCTGGCCCATGTTGAGCTGGAACTTCAGGCGGAAGAGCTGATCGTTGAGCTCGCGCTCCTGCTGCTTGAGTTCGGCTTCGGTCAGGTTTCGAATCTTTTCTGCGTCCATATCAATTCTCGTTGTCGGTTATCGGTTGTCGGTTGTCGGTTCGTTCGGCTCACGTCTTACCGAGAACCGAAAACCGAGAACCGACGACCTTCAATGCGCTCCGGCGCCATCGCGCTGGACAAATCGCGTCTTCAACGGCAGTTTGTGCGAGGCCAGACGCATGGCTTCGCGCGCCTCGGTCGGGGTGACGCCTTCCATCTCGAACAAAATCTTGCCGGGACGGACGACGGCGACCCAGTGGTCGGGAGCGCCCTTGCCCTTGCCCATACGGGTTTCGGCCGGCTTTTTGGTGACCGGCTTGTCGGGAAAGAGGCGCAACCAGATTTTTCCGCCACGCTTGACGAAGCGCGTCATGGCAATACGGCTGGCTTCGATCTGGCGGTCGGTGATGTGGCCGCACTCCATGACCTTCAGGCCGTAAGTGCCGAAGGACAGCTCGCTGCCGCGCCAGGCCTTGCCCGCCATGCGGCCGCGTTGCTGCTTGCGGTACTTCACTTTCTTTGGCATCAACATAAATCAACTCTCAGCTATCAGCTCTCAGCTTGCAGCTTGTTTCCTCACGCTGTCCGCTTCGCGCTGACCCAAAATTCTGTTCGTCACCAACTTGTCCGCCCTCGCGACATCAGCTGACCGCTGATAGCTGAGAGCTGACAGCTTTCCTAAAACGCGCCCGCGCCCTGCGGCTCGCGCTTCTTGGCGGGCAGGATTTCGCCCTTGTAAACCCAGCACTTCACGCCGATCACGCCGTAGGTGGTGCGCGCCTCGGCAAAGCCGTAATCAATGTCGGCGCGCAGCGTGTGCAGCGGCAGGCGTCCCTGCAGGTACCACTCGGAACGCGCGATTTCGTTGCCGTTGAGGCGCCCGCTGACGCGCACCTTGATGCCCTTGCAGCCGAAGCGCAGGGCGGAATCCACCGACTTGCGCATGGCGCGGCGGAAGCCGA
Coding sequences within it:
- the rplN gene encoding 50S ribosomal protein L14, which encodes MAVMMRSMLEVADNSGARKLQMILPLGGSTGLSAGLGDVITAAVKEASPDGTAKKGTVVKAVIVRTRKEHRRRDGTYIRFDQNAAVLINDAHEPVGTRVFGPVARELREKKFLKIVSLAPEVL
- the rplE gene encoding 50S ribosomal protein L5 translates to MADEKQKKPQQQPGKKGDGKAKGKPAEAALEAKGDGKPQRPKASSRSTARLRDRFEKEIAPALMKEFELKNPMAVPRINKVVVNMGVGEATQNAKVIDPAAAELQQIAGQKPVITKAKKSIAAFKVREGMPIGVMVTLRGDRMYEFLDRLINVALPRVRDFRGVSTKSFDGRGNYTLGLRDQLIFPEISYEKVDKSRGMNVTIVTTARTDDQARALLKGFGMPFRA
- the rplP gene encoding 50S ribosomal protein L16 is translated as MLMPKKVKYRKQQRGRMAGKAWRGSELSFGTYGLKVMECGHITDRQIEASRIAMTRFVKRGGKIWLRLFPDKPVTKKPAETRMGKGKGAPDHWVAVVRPGKILFEMEGVTPTEAREAMRLASHKLPLKTRFVQRDGAGAH
- a CDS encoding type Z 30S ribosomal protein S14, producing the protein MATTAKRVKDARTPGKACPVCRGKRELEGKACLPCKGTGRIYSSRQHNRCQICGRPRGFLRKFGICRLCFRGLALRGEIPGVSKSSW
- the rpsH gene encoding 30S ribosomal protein S8; the protein is MSLTDPVADFLTRIRNGIRARQQKVDVPASKLKLELARILKEEGFISNFKATEEEGRKVLRVYLKYGNNNEAAISRLQRVSSPGCRVYVGHDEIPRVLGGMGINILTTPRGVMTGRDARKQGVGGEILCEIY
- the rpmC gene encoding 50S ribosomal protein L29, which codes for MDAEKIRNLTEAELKQQERELNDQLFRLKFQLNMGQTESLKKIRGLRKDIARVKTIARQRQMAATEKP
- the rpsQ gene encoding 30S ribosomal protein S17, with the protein product MPDTASERKSAQKTLVGDVVSTKMQKTIIVEVTRKKSHHLYGRVVARSRRFYAHDEQNTANVGDVVRLEETRPLSKLKRWRLKDVIRRAKLVGPEAVTPGEEGLPGAAQ
- the rplX gene encoding 50S ribosomal protein L24 produces the protein MQRVHSDIRRNDTVKVITGRDQGKQGRVLRVFPEEGKVLVEHVMMVKKHVRPNPQRNVKGGIAEQESRISISNVMLICGACGPVRIRHEARGDRKVRVCHKCGTTLEK